A single window of Rhipicephalus microplus isolate Deutch F79 chromosome 5, USDA_Rmic, whole genome shotgun sequence DNA harbors:
- the LOC142817884 gene encoding uncharacterized protein LOC142817884 isoform X1 produces the protein MAHQLPEFEDAKDKWQAYLVKVEAYFEANDVKDDAKKRALLVAALGTKTIEILNGKVAPKKPNALTYAEVVQTLNSYYDPVPNEISESFKFFHRCQQEGESVHAFIVAIRQMAQNCNFSTMLDRMIRDRIVCGVRSKNLQKQLLAKKDLNLQEAEALALAAESAERDSQGITSDKEQASLLKLSAQYESRAKTAGVQQCNCCGKQGHRTNACRLIQRRCFKCTRRGHLARMCAVNDKTSRMLAVTAQATETEDSDNSASQIWSLTTKRSLIPPIRKEFAWNGIQVTMDIDTGSPVCVIPKSIYETYCHQWPQLQKSELQLSCYLGRLPLLGAITMPVSYEGTTVQCTLTVLDCEGPSLCGRDLLKKLTDECIQVLNVYPQPSRSSQAQEVIPKLLQKNADLFTEGTGLMKGPPARLHIKTGSTPKFFKARKIPFALRDKVSKELDRLVSAGIISPVPHSEWATPIVPVLKKDGTVRICGDFKVTLNPVCEVEQYPLPVIDDIFANLRGGKKFSILDLRDAYNQVELDEDSRKLAVINTPKGLFCYNRLPFGIASAPAIFQRKIESVLQGLPGTQAYLDDVLIAESNNNENANLEAVLQRFREYGIKLRAEKCRFCESSVTYLGHRIDTEGLHPLEKNVDAIRLAPLPRNVAELRSFLGMVTFYNKFLPNLSTVLAPLYKLLEKGAKWVWHTKENSAFQKAKSALCSAPVLTYFDPQLELLLECDASPYGVGATLFHRINGEDRPIGFRSRTLTSAEMKYSQIEREALALVFGVTRFRDYLLGREFTLVTDHRPLLGLLRPDRQTSVMAAARIQRWALLLGAYKYKLICKPGSQMLISDALSRLPQSLQEPEAETENLTEMVLLIDQLDEPAVSHKELQALTEADAVLQEVCRNHELPKNPGAESASWYFAPGDAVYVRNYGVGDKWTPGKVKSTSGARLVTVATEDGVVRRHVDQVRKRSSDTGASRETATPEEPPPEGQHRTTQDAPKCEADDLSESPVPELRRSTRIRKPVERYGS, from the exons ATGGCACACCAGCTACCGGAATTCGAAGACGCAAAAGATAAGTGGCAGGCGTACTTGGTAAAGGTGGAGGCTTACTTTGAAGCTAATGATGTGAAGGACGATGCTAAGAAGAGGGCCCTGCTGGTAGCCGCGCTTGGAACAAAGACAATTGAAATCTTGAACGGGAAAGTAGCGCCGAAGAAACCTAATGCTCTGACCTACGCGGAAGTTGTGCAGACGTTAAACAGCTACTACGACCCAGTGCCGAATGAAATTTCAGAAAGTTTCAAATTCTTCCATCGCTGCCAGCAAGAAGGGGAGTCTGTGCATGCATTTATTGTGGCAATTCGACAGATGGCCCAGAATTGCAACTTTTCGACGATGCTGGACAGAATGATAAGGGACCGTATTGTGTGTGGAGTCAGGTCCAAGAATTTGCAAAAGCAGCTGCTAGCAAAGAAAGACCTTAATCTTCAAGAAGCCGAGGCCCTTGCCCTGGCCGCAGAAAGCGCCGAACGCGATTCGCAAGGTATTACTTCGGACAAAGAGCAAGCGAGTTTGCTCAAGTTGAGTGCTCAATATGAGTCGCGCGCGAAGACGGCGGGCGTACAACAATGCAATTGTTGTGGAAAGCAGGGTCACAGAACCAATGCTTGTCGCCTAATCCAGCGCAGATGCTTCAAATGTACACGGCGAGGGCATTTAGCCAGAATGTGCGCGGTGAACGACAAAACAAGCAGAATGCTAGCAGTGACAGCACAGGCGACAGAAACGGAAGACAGTGATAACAGTGCGTCGCAGATTTGGTCGTTGACCACTAAGCGCTCGCTCATACCCCCTATAAGAAAGGAATTCGCGTGGAACGGCATTCAAGTAACGATGGACATCGATACGGGCTCGCCTGTTTGCGTCATTCCTAAGAGCATCTACGAGACGTACTGTCATCAGTGGCCGCAGCTACAGAAGTCAGAACTACAGCTTTCATGCTATCTGGGCAGACTTCCGCTTCTCGGCGCAATAACAATGCCGGTTTCCTACGAAGGTACAACAGTGCAATGTACTTTGACTGTTTTAGACTGCGAGGGGCCCAGTCTTTGCGGTCGGGATCTGCTGAAAAAATTAACCGACGAATGTATCCAGGTTCTCAACGTGTATCCGCAGCCTTCAAGGTCAAGCCAAGCCCAGGAGGTCATTCCGAAGCTGCTCCAGAAAAACGCTGACCTTTTCACTGAGGGCACTGGTCTCATGAAAGGTCCGCCGGCCCGACTGCATATCAAGACCGGATCAACCCCCAAGTTTTTCAAGGCAAGAAAAATTCCTTTTGCACTTCGCGATAAAGTGTCAAAGGAGCTTGACAGATTAGTATCCGCTGGCATAATCTCTCCAGTTCCTCATTCCGAATGGGCGACGCCCATTGTTCCAGTTTTGAAGAAGGACGGAACGGTGCGCATATGCGGTGATTTCAAGGTGACTTTAAACCCAGTGTGCGAGGTTGAGCAGTACCCATTGCCTGTCATAGACGACATATTTGCAAATTTACGTGGAGGGAAGAAATTCAGTATATTGGACCTTCGCGATGCATACAACCAGGTCGAGCTAGATGAAGACTCGCGGAAACTAGCAGTGATAAATACACCGAAGGGGCTGTTCTGCTACAATAGATTGCCGTTTGGCATCGCGTCAGCTCCTGCGATATTCCAACGGAAGATTGAATCGGTGCTACAAGGGCTGCCAGGGACACAGGCATATCTGGATGATGTGCTGATAGCCGAGAGCAACAACAATGAAAATGCTAATCTGGAAGCAGTGTTGCAGCGATTCCGCGAGTACGGCATCAAGCTTCGTGCAGAAAAGTGCAGGTTTTGTGAATCGTCGGTGACGTATCTGGGACATCGTATTGATACCGAGGGACTACATCCGCTCGAAAAAAACGTCGACGCAATCAGACTGGCCCCGTTGCCACGAAATGTTGCTGAGTTGCGATCCTTTTTAGGAATGGTCACTTTTTACAATAAGTTTCTGCCAAATCTTTCCACTGTGCTTGCACCTTTGTATAAGCTTCTTGAAAAAGGCGCAAAATGGGTTTGGCACACGAAAGAAAACTCGGCATTTCAGAAGGCAAAGAGCGCTTTGTGTTCGGCCCCAGTGCTAACGTATTTTGATCCGCAGCTGGAGTTGCTGCTGGAATGCGACGCTTCCCCTTACGGTGTCGGTGCTACCCTGTTTCACCGTATAAATGGCGAAGACAGGCCAATTGGGTTCCGGTCACGAACGCTCACCTCAGCTGAAATGAAGTACTCTCAAATCGAGCGAGAAGCTTTAGCCTTAGTGTTTGGCGTGACACGGTTCCGCGATTACCTCTTGGGTCGGGAGTTCACGTTAGTAACAGATCACCGTCCTTTGCTGGGGCTACTGAGACCGGACCGTCAGACTTCTGTTATGGCTGCCGCACGCATTCAGCGATGGGCGCTTTTGCTCGGCGCGTATAAATACAAGCTTATTTGTAAACCCGGCAGTCAGATGTTAATCTCTGATGCCCTAAGCCGCTTACCACAATCCTTGCAGGAGCCGGAAGCAGAAACGGAAAACCTCACGGAAATGGTGCTTCTCATTGACCAGCTGGACGAGCCCGCGGTTTCGCACAAAGAACTTCAAGCACTCACAGAAGCGGACGCCGTTTTACAAGAAGTATGTAG GAACCACGAATTGCCGAAGAATCCAGGTGCTGAGTCTGCGAGTTGGTACTTCGCTCCTGGAGATGCCGTCTATGTGCGCAACTACGGTGTTGGGGACAAGTGGACGCCAGGCAAAGTGAAATCGACGAGTGGGGCACGTCTCGTCACTGTAGCAACGGAAGACGGCGTCGTTCGACGTCATGTCGACCAGGTGCGAAAACGTTCATCCGACACAGGTGCAAGCCGAGAAACAGCGACTCCAGAAGAACCGCCACCCGAGGGACAACACCGAACCACCCAGGATGCTCCGAAATGCGAAGCGGATGACCTTTCCGAAAGCCCTGTCCCCGAGTTACGTCGGTCCACAAGAATCAGAAAGCCCGTGGAACGCTACGGCTCCTAG
- the LOC142817884 gene encoding uncharacterized protein LOC142817884 isoform X2, which produces MAHQLPEFEDAKDKWQAYLVKVEAYFEANDVKDDAKKRALLVAALGTKTIEILNGKVAPKKPNALTYAEVVQTLNSYYDPVPNEISESFKFFHRCQQEGESVHAFIVAIRQMAQNCNFSTMLDRMIRDRIVCGVRSKNLQKQLLAKKDLNLQEAEALALAAESAERDSQGITSDKEQASLLKLSAQYESRAKTAGVQQCNCCGKQGHRTNACRLIQRRCFKCTRRGHLARMCAVNDKTSRMLAVTAQATETEDSDNSASQIWSLTTKRSLIPPIRKEFAWNGIQVTMDIDTGSPVCVIPKSIYETYCHQWPQLQKSELQLSCYLGRLPLLGAITMPVSYEGTTVQCTLTVLDCEGPSLCGRDLLKKLTDECIQVLNVYPQPSRSSQAQEVIPKLLQKNADLFTEGTGLMKGPPARLHIKTGSTPKFFKEPEAETENLTEMVLLIDQLDEPAVSHKELQALTEADAVLQEVCRYVTEGWPSVAGDSREMVEYWKRRHELSVEKGMLFWGHRVVIPRTAREKLLKLLHESHQGASTMKTRARVSFWWPGLDQDIQRAASDCKNCVQALPMPPERNRVSWPISRERWSRLHADYAGPISNKMLLVIVDAHSNWIEAIPVSRATANATVDSMRTLFSRFGLPRTIVTDNGTPFTGAEFAQFVQKNGIEHIRTPPYHPQSNGLAERAVRTLKDGLKRMPGVELSTALSRILCNYRNSPQASGVSPSELLLGYRLRTRLDICFSPRNHELPKNPGAESASWYFAPGDAVYVRNYGVGDKWTPGKVKSTSGARLVTVATEDGVVRRHVDQVRKRSSDTGASRETATPEEPPPEGQHRTTQDAPKCEADDLSESPVPELRRSTRIRKPVERYGS; this is translated from the exons ATGGCACACCAGCTACCGGAATTCGAAGACGCAAAAGATAAGTGGCAGGCGTACTTGGTAAAGGTGGAGGCTTACTTTGAAGCTAATGATGTGAAGGACGATGCTAAGAAGAGGGCCCTGCTGGTAGCCGCGCTTGGAACAAAGACAATTGAAATCTTGAACGGGAAAGTAGCGCCGAAGAAACCTAATGCTCTGACCTACGCGGAAGTTGTGCAGACGTTAAACAGCTACTACGACCCAGTGCCGAATGAAATTTCAGAAAGTTTCAAATTCTTCCATCGCTGCCAGCAAGAAGGGGAGTCTGTGCATGCATTTATTGTGGCAATTCGACAGATGGCCCAGAATTGCAACTTTTCGACGATGCTGGACAGAATGATAAGGGACCGTATTGTGTGTGGAGTCAGGTCCAAGAATTTGCAAAAGCAGCTGCTAGCAAAGAAAGACCTTAATCTTCAAGAAGCCGAGGCCCTTGCCCTGGCCGCAGAAAGCGCCGAACGCGATTCGCAAGGTATTACTTCGGACAAAGAGCAAGCGAGTTTGCTCAAGTTGAGTGCTCAATATGAGTCGCGCGCGAAGACGGCGGGCGTACAACAATGCAATTGTTGTGGAAAGCAGGGTCACAGAACCAATGCTTGTCGCCTAATCCAGCGCAGATGCTTCAAATGTACACGGCGAGGGCATTTAGCCAGAATGTGCGCGGTGAACGACAAAACAAGCAGAATGCTAGCAGTGACAGCACAGGCGACAGAAACGGAAGACAGTGATAACAGTGCGTCGCAGATTTGGTCGTTGACCACTAAGCGCTCGCTCATACCCCCTATAAGAAAGGAATTCGCGTGGAACGGCATTCAAGTAACGATGGACATCGATACGGGCTCGCCTGTTTGCGTCATTCCTAAGAGCATCTACGAGACGTACTGTCATCAGTGGCCGCAGCTACAGAAGTCAGAACTACAGCTTTCATGCTATCTGGGCAGACTTCCGCTTCTCGGCGCAATAACAATGCCGGTTTCCTACGAAGGTACAACAGTGCAATGTACTTTGACTGTTTTAGACTGCGAGGGGCCCAGTCTTTGCGGTCGGGATCTGCTGAAAAAATTAACCGACGAATGTATCCAGGTTCTCAACGTGTATCCGCAGCCTTCAAGGTCAAGCCAAGCCCAGGAGGTCATTCCGAAGCTGCTCCAGAAAAACGCTGACCTTTTCACTGAGGGCACTGGTCTCATGAAAGGTCCGCCGGCCCGACTGCATATCAAGACCGGATCAACCCCCAAGTTTTTCAAG GAGCCGGAAGCAGAAACGGAAAACCTCACGGAAATGGTGCTTCTCATTGACCAGCTGGACGAGCCCGCGGTTTCGCACAAAGAACTTCAAGCACTCACAGAAGCGGACGCCGTTTTACAAGAAGTATGTAGGTACGTGACTGAAGGATGGCCTTCCGTCGCGGGTGACAGCAGAGAAATGGTCGAATACTGGAAAAGGCGACATGAGTTGTCTGTCGAGAAGGGCATGTTATTCTGGGGCCATCGGGTAGTGATACCAAGAACGGCGCGTGAGAAGCTATTGAAATTGTTGCACGAATCGCATCAGGGAGCGTCCACCATGAAGACAAGGGCAAGGGTTAGCTTTTGGTGGCCCGGTCTGGATCAAGACATCCAGAGGGCCGCTTCAGACTGCAAAAATTGTGTGCAAGCTTTGCCTATGCCCCCGGAACGGAACCGCGTCAGTTGGCCAATTTCGCGTGAGAGGTGGTCGCGGTTGCACGCAGATTACGCAGGACCTATTTCCAACAAAATGCTGTTGGTAATCGTGGATGCACACAGCAATTGGATAGAAGCCATTCCAGTATCGCGAGCAACCGCTAATGCAACGGTGGATTCTATGCGAACCTTGTTCAGCCGTTTTGGATTACCGCGCACCATAGTTACCGACAACGGTACGCCTTTTACAGGGGCAGAATTTGCTCAATTTGTGCAGAAAAATGGAATCGAGCACATTCGTACCCCTCCTTACCACCCTCAAAGCAATGGGCTCGCAGAACGCGCCGTGCGAACCCTTAAGGATGGGTTGAAGAGAATGCCCGGAGTAGAACTGTCAACGGCTCTGTCAAGAATTCTTTGTAACTATAGGAATTCGCCACAAGCTTCAGGGGTTTCGCCGTCTGAGCTACTTTTGGGTTACCGTTTGCGTACTAGACTGGATATTTGCTTTTCTCCCAGGAACCACGAATTGCCGAAGAATCCAGGTGCTGAGTCTGCGAGTTGGTACTTCGCTCCTGGAGATGCCGTCTATGTGCGCAACTACGGTGTTGGGGACAAGTGGACGCCAGGCAAAGTGAAATCGACGAGTGGGGCACGTCTCGTCACTGTAGCAACGGAAGACGGCGTCGTTCGACGTCATGTCGACCAGGTGCGAAAACGTTCATCCGACACAGGTGCAAGCCGAGAAACAGCGACTCCAGAAGAACCGCCACCCGAGGGACAACACCGAACCACCCAGGATGCTCCGAAATGCGAAGCGGATGACCTTTCCGAAAGCCCTGTCCCCGAGTTACGTCGGTCCACAAGAATCAGAAAGCCCGTGGAACGCTACGGCTCCTAG